One Glycine soja cultivar W05 chromosome 7, ASM419377v2, whole genome shotgun sequence genomic window, AAtacaataattttatgtaaatatttaataaaaatgatttatttcacattacataaataaataaataaaatggttaaaatcttatcttttttttacagAGGTTAAAATCTTATTAGatattaataacatatatacaaaaattaattaattaatcatatgatGAAAGATTAACTATTATCctgaaagaaaatttaataaaaaaaaaaataaaaatcggtGGATTCTGTTAACAAGAAAAGGCCATAAATTAGAAAGGCAAAAAACCGTCCATAAGTTATCGGCATCACGGGAATGTGTGATATGGAAAAAAGTCCAAGAGGTGTGAGTGCGTGacataattttatacattttctaatacgtattatatatatttctatcattaagtaaagtttatataaataatattgccAAAGAATTGACTTTATACGAAATTACGAACAAAATaccatattattaaaaattttaattattacaaataaaatttactgGCAGAGGTCTTTGATTTGACAAGGGTCACCGACACAGACAAGCACTTCCCAGGTTATCAATCAGCAGAAATTcgaagattaaattaattttcttaaatttgtgcTGCTTCCAAAATTCCATGATCATGCTGCTAATggcttctaattttatttttcaacagaAACCTTCTGTCAAATACTGAGGCGCGTCATAACTTGATGGATACAACTACTCCATATAATAACGGAAACAATCATTAGGAAAACCACATTAGTTTTCAAAACAATATCTTTATCATATCAGTTTTTACTCGCACcaatactttttttcttaacttCTAGAACATAATAAATTGTTCTCCAATTTTAATCtatcaaattgaaaaataatgataatattaaacCCACATGTTCATGATTTCTAGCTAATTTTTATGTTACAAATAATtagttgataatattaaattatatgttgGGTAGAAAATTGACCGAGACTATAACAGTCTCgaattatgtaatatttttattttaatcattttttgacttattttattgttaataattaaaaatagtagtcttaaattatgtattaatttattattttttgagtaattcaattaaaaagtataaaatattcattaaatataaagTGCAActgatatatttaaattattttttttaatgaatttcataaattacaaaaaagaaTATCCATAAAGTATGTATCGCTAGTAATGTTTTTACACTTTAagctttttccttaaaaaaaaacttaattaagtgtATGTTTGGTGGGAAATGTGTATTCTCTTCTCTGATGCTGATATCCATCTCTCCGCGTAAACCACTTTATTGAAAGCTTGAAGGAGTGAGTGCCAACTAAGTTTAAggagcaagaaaagaaatagTGTAAATACAAAATAGTCTTCCTTTAATCAGAAAATAATagggtaaataaaataaattcggaaaatatgaaataactaaaaggaaaaaagaaaacgagTAAGGAGGAAGAGATAGAGAATCTGGTGGGCTTTGAGCTGTGATTTAGCTGTCCTTTAGAAGCattatttctctctcttctcagACTCATATACACTTCCAAAATCCTTAGAAAAAAACCAAacccattctctctctctctcacacccTAATCCCATCCTTTTTTACATTGCTGCATTCTTCTTCTCAGATGCCTCATGTGAGATGAGGAAGAAAACCTATTCCGACTTGTCTCTCTTGCTCATTCTGGTTGCTCAGTCCCTCTCTGCCTCCTCATTCTCACACAATGGACCTCTCACCGACGCCCAAGTCTCTTTCATCAAGCAGCGTCAGCTTCTTTATTACAAGGACGAGTTCGGTGACAGAGGAGAAAAGGTAACCCTAGATCCCTCCTTCGTCTTCGAAAACGACCGTTTGAAAAGCGCTTATATAGCGTTACAAGCCTGGAAGGAAGCCATTCTCTCCGATCCCAAGAACCTCACGCAGGACTGGCTGGGACCCAATGTTTGCAACTACTCCTACGTTTTCTGCGCTCCGGCTCCTGACAACCATAAGATCCGCACCGTCGCCGGCATCGACCTCAACCACGGCGACATTGCCGGATACCTTCCTGAGGAGCTAGGTTTGCTCACCGACCTCGCTCTTCTCCACATCAACACCAACCGTTTCTGCGGCACTTTGCCGCACAAGTTCGACAGGCTGAAACTCCTCTTCGAGTTAGATCTCAGCAACAACCGTTTCGCCGGGAAGTTCCCCGACGTGGTGCTGCGTTTGCCGCAGCTCAAGTTTCTAGATCTGAGATTCAACGAATTCGAAGGCACGGTTCCGAAGGAGCTCTTCGACAAGGACCTGGACGCGATTTTCATCAATGACAACCGCTTCGTCTTCGACTTGCCGGAAAATTTCGGAAACTCGCCGGTGTCGGTGATCGTGCTGGCGAACAACCGCTTCCACGGATGCGTGCCGGCGGGAATCGGCAACATGAAGAGGCTGAAcgagattattttgatgaacaACGCGTTCAGGTCGTGCTTCCCTGCGGAGATAGGGTTGCTGCAGAACTTGACGGTGTTCGATGTAAGCTTCAACCAGTTGTTGGGGCCTTTGCCTGATGCTATTGGAGGTGCGGTGAGTTTGGAGCAGTTGAATGTGGCGCATAACTTGCTGTCAGGGAAGATTCCAGAGAGCATTTGTAAGCTTCCGAATCTGCAGAACTTTACTTACTCTTATAACTTCTTCACTGGCGAGCCGCCAAGGTGTCTCGCTTTGCCGGCGTTTGATGACCGCCGCAACTGCCTCCCGGCTAGGCCGGCCCAGCGCTCCGCCGGGCAATGTAAGTCGTTTTTGTCGCACCCTGTCGATTGTAATTCGTTTAGGTGTAAGCCTTTTGTTCCTTCAttgcctcctcctcctcctccctcACCACCATTGCCATCGCCGCCGCCACCGCCGTCGCCAGTTTACATTCCTCATTCCCCTCCACCGCCACCACCGCCGGTGTATTCACCGCCTCCTCCACCGCCACCACCGCCGGTGTATTCACCGCCTCCTCCACCACCAGTGTATTCTCCGCCGCCACCACCACCAGTGTATTCTCCGCCGCCACCACCTCCAGTGTATTCTccgccgccaccaccacctccagtGTATTCACCTCCACCTCCGccaccacctcctcctccaccaccaccggTTTATTCTCCCCCTCCGCCACCACCTTCTCCACCACCACCGTCCCCGCCTCCTCCTTCACCACCACCAGTCTATTCTCCACCGCCACCGCCACCGCCACCTTCTCCACCGCCACCATCACCTCCTCCGCCTTCACCTCCACCACCAGTCTAttcacctcctcctccaccGCCTTCACCACCGCCGCCCTCGCCAACATATTGTGTAAGGTCTCCACCGCCACCTTCACCGCCTCCACCATCACCTCCACCTCCACCACCTCCAGTATTCTCCCCACCACCACCTGTGCAATACTACTATAGCTCACCACCACCTCCGCAACACTCTCCGCCGCCACCTCCACCACATTCGcccccaccaccaccaccttcacCGCCGCCACCTGTTTATCCCTAtttatcaccaccaccacctcctccaGTTCACTCTCCTCCCCCTCCAGTCTattctccaccaccaccacccccaTCTCCACCACCTTGTATAGAGCCACCTCCACCGCCACCACCTTGTATAGaaccaccacctccaccaccaTCCCCACCACCATGTGAAGAGcattcaccaccaccaccatcaccacaCCCTGCACCTTACCATCCACCACCATCTCCATCGCCACCACCTCCCCCGGTTCAATATaattcaccaccaccaccatcaccgcCACCTCCAACACCTGTTTATCATTACAATTCACCGCCGCCACCGTCATTTCCACCACCTACACCTGTATATGAAGGGCCTTTGCCACCTGTCATCGGAGTCTCATATGcatctcctcctccaccacccttTTATTGATTCTTTTGAGAACTTTTCTCCTCTAACCCTTCCCCTCTACCCTAGCAAAgacgaaaaaacaaaaacacccaTTCAAGTTCAGTtcatacttttattattattggtggCCATTTCTTCTGTGCCCTCTTCTTCCTGTGCCAGCCAGGTCATGTACGCGACTCTCGTCGCGAAAAATAAAACCTGAGAAATCGAGAAGGGTTTGTGTAAGGCTGCATACATGTTTGTTGTAATATGGGAAAACAGAGAAGAGGTTGTTACAGTGGATTGAGGTAAGAGGAGAAAGTCTCTCCATATTGATTTGAATTGTTATGGATATTCAGAGTTGTGAAATAAAAATGGCTGAGAAAGAGTAGGTTGCAGAGAAATGTGTATGTATAGGGATGAATTTGGAGACCATAATTCAGGGTTGCATAGACAGTAGTGACACTTtctgttgctgctgctgctgcatgTTTGTGGAGTTTATTGTTATTGTGTCTCTTatatcatacttttttttttgttgctttaattttgtttctttatagTATAATTTATGAACATTTTACATGTATTGATTTTCTGAATTGAGGTAATTCCTTTCTCGTATCAGTGTCCCAAAATGTGTTCCTCTGCCATGAGAATGTTGTGTGCTTTTGCTTCACTTACCAAATCTCTCTGCATTTAAGTGATGTGACTCCATGCTAATGacataaacttcttttctcATATGATCAATTATATGTTAGTTTCAACTTCGATAGAGACCTCCAAACCCCCATAtctttttttggattttaaataTGGTTTTAGCCATAACCACTGGCTTAGCAAAACAATATTTTCAATGATAATTCCTTTACAACATACTACGTGGAGGAGGGGTTATGGAATTAGTAAGATGttgctttgaatattttattttaagaacttAATAATTTAAGCCGGAGTTAAGCATCTAATTATGGTTGTTATCCTCAATCTTCTATCTAGGTCACCTCCATTATCTATAGTTTAGAGGACCCAATTCAGGTCATGGTGGTGGGACCTGAATAGCCATCCCAAGAATCATTAaagatttcatttatttaattttgtgtgAAGCCTTCTTTTTCACTTGATTAGCAGTATGTTTAAGATTGCCCCCCATGTGCACCCTTCGTCACAATAATTCAGATTTGAATTCATATCTGTTTAATTAATGCACACTTTCCCCCCTATGGAATTGTGAACATAAACACTGTTAAGCTTGTGGAAAGGAAAGCCCGTTCAGTTACAAGTTTCCTTCGCATTGTGCCTCGTCAAGCTAACTTTCAAAGTTGCTTTTCCCTCGTGTTTGAACACACTTCTTTAGTTTCTTGTTACCATATTGGCTCAACCAAAACTTACTTTCGGCCTTAAACAACACAAGTtgcttttttattattctaaaactactttttttagatgaaaaaaagtatttacatataaattacttcactttaaatttatttttaaacaagattaatttacaaaatcaaaatccTAAATTAAAGTTTGTCAATTGAAACAtgctttttttattcaaatggcttttgactttaatgacaaaaaaatgCTTTTGTCTTTTGCTTTTTGTTGGTTGCGCCTCTTCTGTGCTCTACCCCTTTCATCACCTGCCTTCCTCGGGTGTTGTCCACTGAAACTGTCTCACATAAATGTAAATGCAAGATGAAAGTGAAACTGTTGTTTCGAACGACCAAGAGCCAACTCAAATGAAGCTCTACTGTTTCTGGCTTATCACTTTGAAGCCCATTGATGTGATTTGTTCATAAATTCGGATAACATCTCTAGCCCAAGTAATTCTTGGGGTATTCATTCTTACAAGAGACCTTATAgttacaaggaaaattttcCACACAATTAAAATTGGGACAACTTGTAGGATATATTTTTTACACgtgtaaaaaagataaaaataattgtttataatGTCACATataatgtcaatttttttatgttgagaTAATGAACTGCAATTACAAGAGACACTTGGACTGGGTTCAATATTTGCTTCTCATCAAAGAGCTCGCAGCTTTCATGGCAACTTCTTTCTAATTCCATGGTGCATTCCGTCCATTATTTTCCTCttgttatttatttgttcttGAAGAGAGACACGGAGTTGAATAGAAAGATACATAGCTACTTTTCCATCATattagggaaaaagagaggtggCATCTAATAAATTTGTTTGCACTTGTGAGAAAAATGCACCAGCGGTAGCTAGTAGCGCTTTAAATGTATTTGCTTTAACGTGTTTGCTGATAGGTGTCTCAACTGACTGAGGATATTTTAAGGGCCGGGAATCAAgagtagaatttttttttttatcaaaaatataattaatgcaccctatcataatttttaatttattttcaatgtgattttttttataaaactttattattattttcttaataatgtCTTTAGGGAATTGGTGAGCCACAtccctatttcttttttaacctttttcttACACATTAGTACCCACATATTGGaccagttaaaaaaaatttagctgGACTCATAAAACAAACTTGATCTTCTATATATGAATCAATTTCTTATGGACCATTTAAATATATGCATGAAAAGAATTTCCCTTTTCAAAATTTCTAGATGTAGAGGGCAACTTTGGTCCTTGGATCACTTTCTCCACTATGGAAACCATGGCAAGTTAGATGAAAGTTCTATATACCTCGGTGGGTTTGGCATTGAATTAATTCGCTATACCCTTTGTGTTAGGGGAAGGGAAAAAGTGGAAAGTAAAAGCATACAACTTCCAGTTGCCCTTGGATGAAagggaaaatgagaaaaaattgcAACACAAGCAGGGCATATCCCACCACCGAATGGATAGTGACGTAAATTGAATGGCCCCTCCATATATAAATTCACATGGCCTGTAAAGGCTTTTCACATCCAACAtgcaatgaaaaatattaatgttagaAGTTGGTTGACTTGTTCTATGCCTCAACCAGGACATAAGTATTCATTTAATTAGGGTTCAAGGACAGCCTGTGATTAGGTCAAGCATATTTAATGGCATTTCATAAAGTGACTCATCATATTGACCCCATTGTCACATTAAAAGGAACAGACAGGTCTCTCTTTCAAGCAAGATAAAAGAAAACACACCTATGAATTTACAAATTTATAggaaatttcatttttcaaacgAACTGAGATTTACCACTACCCTTTAACAGATGCCCCACTATTTCGAATCTCCCCataacaaataatattcagTTTTTCCCCTTTGTTGTAATCTGATTATAGGAAACAACGTTTTCAACTTATAGGAaacaatatacatatatatgcaaGGATATGGTTGCATATAATGGTCATCTTTCATACTTTCATTTCACATAGCAAGGAACCTTCTACTTCTAGTATTAGAGTATGCTAGTTATTGGCATTTGGTTAGTTAGAAAACACACTAACATCTTATGGTATTGTTGATAAACACTCAGGTCTCTTAAGTAAGTAtgtgaataaaaattcaatatttaagTTTATGCATACGAAGGCACATTTATTAAAACAGGTTAATTTCCtaaatttttatatcttgagaaattaattcttaattcttGACAAAATATATccttaccttttttttaaaaaaaaaaaacagatcctagacactaatttttttatcaataaatattaactattagtttattcatttttattagtAATGAAATTTAAACTCACGGTTCTCTCTTCTCCCTAAACTCTAGATATGATGCAATGCAATCGAGCTTAGGTTAATATTAATGTGGGTGGTGCCATAAAAGGAACACCATGAAAGCCAAATGAATGGAAAGCAAGGAGGGATTTAACTCCTTTAAACTTATAGGTAATTCATTAATTGATGAAGGGCAAGAGGGTGGGCAGTGCCAACTaatttatatatgcatataccTAATCATAGGCATTATTCACGGGCGCACAAAATGTAAAGGCAATGCGGACAGGTAGGGGTTTTTGTACTGTAATAATGGTTGAAATGAGTAAGTAGCTATGGCTTTTTTGTGCAACCCATTTTTTTCAGCTTCCATTCTCTGCTAATCCAATAATTGAATTGAGCAGTGCACACacataaatgaaaaatgaataaCTGTCACTGTAAACGATGTAGCGTAGTGTAGTGTAGCAGCAATTTAGACGAAGTAGAAGAGGAAATAGAAAATgacaattcaaattaaattaccCTAGGGAGAGTAAAAAGTTTTGCCGCAATTGATGGGTCAATGAAAAAGTCACAAGTGAGTATAACCCCAATTGCTACCCTTTTCTTAGCCCccagggaaaagaaaaaataaataaaaatgaaagggaTGTTAGAGGAAAATAAAAACCTTGGAAGAAAATGATGTTAGCTCCCACTTTTGTTAGGATTTTGATGTAGCAAACACAAGAATAAGACCCATTGTAATTTCCATCCACAGCTTATTCAATTAGTAGGAGTTTTCTATCATGAGAATATTTGCTCGTGATTTGTGTATTTGATTTGTAGTTATTTTCCAATACGTTGACATGCTCATGTCATTTATTATGCAATTCTATTTACGTAATTTGTATTGAACGTACAAGACTATAAATACggtatttgaatttaaatagtTCCATCTATGTCTTCCTTTAATTCAAGTATGAATTATCCAACTCATATAAGAGAAATTCTTGAGTGATACTGAAATGCACATCAGTGATAACAGACGGTAGTGCACACCatggcaattttttttaattgttatctcTAATTCGAATGtagaaaaaatatagaaaattaattttgtcataAATTCACTAGGACCGAAATACGTAAAGCATGCTTCTAGCATGTTATTTTTACAAcaataaattacatttaaagGCTCTGTTTGTTTAATCTTAAAgaatattactatttttttatatttttcaaaagactTATACAAtcgttataatttttttagaaaaaatcgCTACAATTTTTAAACTTCGAAGCCCTGCATTTATGCACtttgatgttttaaaaatttacagTCTTCGTTTCTCTCATAATACCAATAGCACTACAGTGTACAActactaataatttaattaaaacaagtAAAGAGGTGAGCACTCGTGATAATGTTCGGCGTAAACAAGTCACCGACAATATTCGCGTGATTTCCTAATGTTTTGTTTTGTCTTGTTTACACACGTGTTGTGGCGCCTCTTGTTTCTGTTTTTAGTTtcatgcttcttcttcttttatttgcaATGTTGCCGCATATTACTTACTCTCCATTAGTGTGAAACATTTTCTTAGTTTctaattataagatatttttaggaatttttttctcattttttataatttttttaaaaaaatttagatgtatttgttatttttttacatatttttacttaattactcTCTTTCcagcattaataaaaaataattaagtgaattaaaaaataagaaaaaatattttaaaataatacaaataataaataaatttaacgtgattaattaaattaattactttttctaAGTGacataaattagttaaaaaggttttataattaataaccaAAGGACTAATATTTTACCCAATTCAAAAGCCTCTAATATTAATGCATGTTGGTAAAATTTATGTATTAACAACTAGAATatgcctataaaaaaaattaacaactagAATATGCCTATTAGAGTGCTGCTAAATGTTCAATGAAAAAATTGTGTCCGATACTGAATCTCAAAGTATAAGTAAATTGAAAGATTTAACAGTCTATGTGCTaagttgatttaaattaaaaagataaaatgttgTTTATCATGTCATTGAAGTCAATTCCTAATATCATTGCTTACGAGTTATCCATGGCTGGCAGTAGTCTATATCACTTGTATTCTTGTGTCACATGACTATTATTAGAGGACAATTTTTACTAAGGCCCAATAATTTAAggcccttatatatatatatataatatatatgttggTTTGTCATATATAAGGCCCTTCTATCTTCATCGTTCAAAGTTTTTAGGTTTTTTCACCGGTTGATCATACATTAATTGTACTTATTTGTAGGCTCTCCAAGCCATTGGATTAACCTAGTAAGTAAGCAGTTAGTGGAACTCTTCGTGTTTTTGCCATTAAAGAGCATTAAAATCaacccaattttttttcttctggtaAACAGTCCAGTGAGGCAATCAATTCAAGGCATATAACTTCACAACAAGAGTTGGCTTGGAGGATAAGCAAAGAGTCAAAGTCTCGTTTCTCAAAAGGGTTGAAATAACTTGTTCATAACgcgttattattatttataaaaaaatctttcttaCTTTTTAGGTTTTATGATGAACTATTATTCTTTAAGTAGGAGACTAACGATATGCGCGAAGAAAACTTATAGTTTGATTCCCATCAAAGGACTAGTTGTTTACATGCATTGAGAATCAAAGTATACGACTTACAATTATTGACTTATCTTTGATACGCTGACTGAAAATTTTATTcgattcatatttttattctcaatcTTGAGAGATACCAAATGGAGTTGCAGTGATAAAGGACTAAAAGATCATAGCAAAATATTGAACAAATGTAGGTGTTTATAAGCATTGGAAGTCCTATTATTCAAAAGTAACTTATAAAGATTTTAGTGTGCTTAAGTTGGTGTTTACTgacttaatttaaataatttttattataaatattttagttaaaattaagtttgaagtgaattaatttaattttaaaaaatactcaaattatGCATGCGTTTGGATTAGACTTTAGAGGATGAACCAACTTTATCTCAAAATTAATGTCTCCCATAAAGACCTTTCCGAAagcataaaaacataatttcggtactatatataaaaaaaaagaatgtctTCCGAAAATGACCTTTTCGTAATAGGATCAAGTTTTACATGTTTACGAATTTGGTCATGGTTGCGCGGTGTTGTTTGCGTGGTGCGCAGTGGTGGTGTTGGGTGGTTCAACGGTGGTGTTAGGTGGTTGAGACAATGTTGTTTGGGTTGACGGTGGTATTGGCTGGAGGCAGGGCTTACTTGGGAGAGgcataaatatttgtgtttgttCAGGTTTTTTGGGGtgcagaaagcaaaaaaggaaatgcCGGAAGTAAAAGCTCCGTTTATGTTGCTGCTTTtcaggtttttttttgtttttattatatataaatgctTTTCAGCTTACCATTCTGGATCAAAACAGATCACCAACATAATTCTGTAAAAAGaaagacttcaaagttcaaagccTTATTAGGCTAATATTAGGTTGAACAATTAGGAAACCTTTTTTAGATGaactaactaaaaaattacGACATTTATGTAAATACATTTTAACGAAAAAAAGggaaagttaattttaaaaaatatttttgataaaaaatcaggtatttgaagtatttaattttaaaaaatcatttaataatacAATACTATTTTAATGATGGTTTATAAATATCTCATTTTAAACTTAATGTtgattgaagaaatttgggtATTGACTAAAATGTGTAAATATCTCAATATACTtaatattaattgaataaatttatttttattagataattaattaaaaaaatattaatttggatattgaagaaaatattaattacaaaaaaatagaaagaagatGTAAAGGTTATTCTGGTTTTTAAGAATAAgagttcaaaatttataatatacaagtaaattatcttttttcccAAACATATTGATGTATGTGttgtgtgtatgtatgtatgggTTTGCTGGTAAACTATGAATTGTTTTTAGGAGTAGTTAGTAAGtaataaagttataaatttatacttgttaattaaaatacaccTAAAGgtacaatttgttttttttttcccaaaaaaaacaagtaaatataaatataatacttCCTTTTACGAATTATATTATAAGTTACAACTTGGAATTTGTTAAAACATTCCTAAAGATGTAACTTACTAACAGTCTCCATTTAAGCTATTATTTTAAGACTAAGTTAGGTGAGATTCATTTTTAATATGGTATaagtctatatttttttttgtatgcttaTCAAAgtctataattttatatatgttggaTATCAATTCTGTAAACTGCATTCTCTAAATGTCCAAACTTAGGCATGTAAATACTTAGAAACATGGTTAAAAAACCTTTTAAGATTTGAACAATACTTTATACTTAGAAGTTAGGttcaatttgtaaataaatacttAACATTGTTTAAAccatttaataaatttacataacatgtaatttttttattaattctactgttgaattataattattgtttcaAATCCGATAAGAACtag contains:
- the LOC114418577 gene encoding leucine-rich repeat extensin-like protein 4 isoform X2, producing MRKKTYSDLSLLLILVAQSLSASSFSHNGPLTDAQVSFIKQRQLLYYKDEFGDRGEKVTLDPSFVFENDRLKSAYIALQAWKEAILSDPKNLTQDWLGPNVCNYSYVFCAPAPDNHKIRTVAGIDLNHGDIAGYLPEELGLLTDLALLHINTNRFCGTLPHKFDRLKLLFELDLSNNRFAGKFPDVVLRLPQLKFLDLRFNEFEGTVPKELFDKDLDAIFINDNRFVFDLPENFGNSPVSVIVLANNRFHGCVPAGIGNMKRLNEIILMNNAFRSCFPAEIGLLQNLTVFDVSFNQLLGPLPDAIGGAVSLEQLNVAHNLLSGKIPESICKLPNLQNFTYSYNFFTGEPPRCLALPAFDDRRNCLPARPAQRSAGQCKSFLSHPVDCNSFRCKPFVPSLPPPPPPSPPLPSPPPPPSPVYIPHSPPPPPPPVYSPPPPPPVYSPPPPPPVYSPPPPPPVYSPPPPPPPVYSPPPPPPPPPPPPPVYSPPPPPPSPPPPSPPPPSPPPVYSPPPPPPPPSPPPPSPPPPSPPPPVYSPPPPPPSPPPPSPTYCVRSPPPPSPPPPSPPPPPPPVFSPPPPVQYYYSSPPPPQHSPPPPPPHSPPPPPPSPPPPVYPYLSPPPPPPVHSPPPPVYSPPPPPPSPPPCIEPPPPPPPCIEPPPPPPSPPPCEEHSPPPPSPHPAPYHPPPSPSPPPPPVQYNSPPPPSPPPPTPVYHYNSPPPPSFPPPTPVYEGPLPPVIGVSYASPPPPPFY
- the LOC114418577 gene encoding leucine-rich repeat extensin-like protein 4 isoform X1, producing MRKKTYSDLSLLLILVAQSLSASSFSHNGPLTDAQVSFIKQRQLLYYKDEFGDRGEKVTLDPSFVFENDRLKSAYIALQAWKEAILSDPKNLTQDWLGPNVCNYSYVFCAPAPDNHKIRTVAGIDLNHGDIAGYLPEELGLLTDLALLHINTNRFCGTLPHKFDRLKLLFELDLSNNRFAGKFPDVVLRLPQLKFLDLRFNEFEGTVPKELFDKDLDAIFINDNRFVFDLPENFGNSPVSVIVLANNRFHGCVPAGIGNMKRLNEIILMNNAFRSCFPAEIGLLQNLTVFDVSFNQLLGPLPDAIGGAVSLEQLNVAHNLLSGKIPESICKLPNLQNFTYSYNFFTGEPPRCLALPAFDDRRNCLPARPAQRSAGQCKSFLSHPVDCNSFRCKPFVPSLPPPPPPSPPLPSPPPPPSPVYIPHSPPPPPPPVYSPPPPPPPPPVYSPPPPPPVYSPPPPPPVYSPPPPPPVYSPPPPPPPVYSPPPPPPPPPPPPPVYSPPPPPPSPPPPSPPPPSPPPVYSPPPPPPPPSPPPPSPPPPSPPPPVYSPPPPPPSPPPPSPTYCVRSPPPPSPPPPSPPPPPPPVFSPPPPVQYYYSSPPPPQHSPPPPPPHSPPPPPPSPPPPVYPYLSPPPPPPVHSPPPPVYSPPPPPPSPPPCIEPPPPPPPCIEPPPPPPSPPPCEEHSPPPPSPHPAPYHPPPSPSPPPPPVQYNSPPPPSPPPPTPVYHYNSPPPPSFPPPTPVYEGPLPPVIGVSYASPPPPPFY